One genomic segment of Pagrus major chromosome 13, Pma_NU_1.0 includes these proteins:
- the LOC141007577 gene encoding complement factor B-like, whose protein sequence is MLFLSLRFNMGFSVHWSWLIALSFLLCMGGEVRCECTETNMQIEGGDYKLTKQLEEGSMLVYNCPEGYYPHPAMTRLCQPSGSWRPAPKRFIPQRCRIVECPDPSVLEYGNVSPPQEKYFVDNETTYECYSGYTMRGSSSRVCLPNGKWSGSTPICSRDSGDHCADPGIPAGASRTGNIFGIGDTVRYSCNGNLFLVGSKERVCQENGQWSGKEPACYYKHTYDTSLEVSEEFGSAIKNSLTTFEPIGDIQEGRKIRVSKNGTLNIYIAVDISESITETHINDSKKAITRLISKISSFTVAPNYEIIFFACEIYEVVNILDFWDGTVLLSSIERDLENFQIGEKATAGSDLDLVFKTFLERMVMIKLRIGEEAFKEHRHVLIVFTDGAYNMGEPAPTVAKIKDIVYRGGTSEAGTQSREEYLDIYIFAIGEELFDEDLKPLTAGVGGRHYFRMKDIEYLQETFDDIIDEEDVKGLCGLHKDYDTGDRYSKRKRYPWVAFIIIQKDGISKKCLGSLVSPNFVLTAAHCFPFGTLPENIIVEIDDGDGKVKKVKTFKIHDNYDINAKVEERVKEFYDYDVALLQLEKPVVISTAARPICIPCTQETSDALKLVSVSTCRQQEQLLLKTHLERLTFLTRMSNTVKEKDVHAKLGENRGECIRHALSAPGIDTDNPEVAVTENFMCTGGRNPYRDHIACPGDAGGAVFKNYEHRTIQVALVSWGSKNLCTSSGGVVESDDTSRDFHINLFRVVPFLKSVLGNDGQDEYAPLQFLEN, encoded by the exons atgttgttccTCAGTTTAAGGTTCAACATGGGATTTTCTGTCCACTGGAGTTGGCTTATTGCACTTTCATTTCTCCTCTGTATGG gaggGGAAGTGCGCTGTGAGTGCACAGAGACAAATATGCAAATTGAAGGAGGTGATTACAAATTGACCAAGCAGCTGGAGGAAGGCAGCATGTTGGTCTACAACTGTCCCGAGGGCTACTACCCACACCCGGCTATGACCCGCCTGTGCCAACCTAGTGGCAGCTGGAGACCGGCACCCAAGAGATTTATACCTCAGAGATGCAGGA TTGTTGAATGCCCTGACCCCAGTGTGCTGGAGTACGGTaacgtctctcctcctcaggaGAAGTACTTTGTGGATAATGAGACCACGTATGAGTGCTACTCTGGATACACAATGCGAGGCTCATCCAGCCGTGTTTGCTTACCAAACGGGAAGTGGAGTGGCTCCACTCCCATCTGTAGCCGTGACT CAGGAGATCATTGTGCTGATCCTGGTATCCCAGCTGGTGCCTCAAGAACAGGAAACATATTTGGAATTGGCGACACAGTGAGATACAGCTGCAATGGCAACCTGTTTTTGGTGGGGTCGAAGGAAAGGGTGTGTCAGGAGAATGGCCAGTGGAGTGGCAAAGAGCCAGCGTGCTACT acaaacacacctACGACACTTCCTTGGAGGTTTCAGAGGAATTTGGCAGCGCAATAAAAAACAGCCTCACCACTTTCGAGCCAATTG GTGACATACAAGAGGGGAGGAAAATTAGGGTCTCAAAAAATGGGACCCTTAACATCTACATCGCAGTGGACATTTCTGAGAGCATTACAGAGACACACATCAATGACTCAAAGAAGGCTATCACAAGACTTATTTCAAAG ATTTCGTCCTTTACCGTGGCTCCAAACTATGAAATCATCTTTTTCGCCTGCGAGATATATGAAGTTGTCAACATTCTTGATTTTTGGGACGGCACAGTGCTGCTGAGCAGCATCGAGCGTGACCTGGAAAACTTTCAAATAGGCG aaAAAGCAACTGCTGGATCAGATCTGGACCTCGTCTTTAAGACCTTCTTGGAGAGAATGGTGATGATAAAGCTGCGGATTGGAGAGGAGGCTTTTAAGGAACATCGTCACGTCCTTATCGTTTTTACAGATG GTGCTTATAATATGGGCGAACCTGCACCTACCGTGGCAAAAATAAAGGATATTGTATACCGTGGTGGCACTAGTGAAGCGGGGACTCAATCAAGAGAAGAATACCTTG acatttatatttttgccATCGGAGAAGAGCTCTTTGATGAAGATCTGAAGCCCCTCACAGCGGGGGTCGGTGGCAGGCATTACTTCAGAATGAAGGACATTGAATATTTACAAGAGACTTTTGATGACATAATTG ATGAGGAAGATGTTAAGGGTCTCTGCGGTCTTCATAAGGACTATGACACAGGTGACAGATACAGCAAGAGGAAGAGGTATCCATGGGTGGCATTCATTATCATCCAG AAAGACGGAATCTCAAAGAAATGCCTCGGCTCTCTGGTGAGCCCCAACTTTGTCTtgactgctgctcactgctttCCATTTGGAACTTTACCTGAGAACATCATAGTTGAGATTGATGATGGAGATGGCAAAG TGAAAAAAGTTAAAACCTTCAAAATACACGACAACTATGATATTAACGCTAAAGTTGAAGAAAGAGTTAAAGAGTTCTACGACTATGATGTTGCCCTCCTTCAACTGGAGAAACCTGTCGTAATCTCCACTGCTGCTCG ACCCATTTGCATACCTTGCACCCAGGAGACCAGTGATGCCCTAAAACTGGTCAGTGTTTCCACCTGCAGGCAACAAG agcagcttctgctAAAGACTCATCTCGAAAGACTCACTTTCCTGACCAGAATGTCCAacactgtaaaagaaaaagatgtcCATGCTAAGCTTGGTGAAAAT AGAGGTGAATGCATCAGACATGCACTAAGTGCACCAGGCATAGATACGGATAATCCAGAGGTCGCTGTGACTGAAAACTTCATGTGCACTGGTGGTCGGAATCCTTACAGAGATCATATAGCATGTCCAG GTGATGCTGGAGGTGCTGTGTTCAAGAACTACGAGCATCGCACAATACAG GTTGCATTGGTCAGCTGGGGATCCAAGAATCTGTGCACTTCATCAGGTGGTGTCGTCGAGTCTGATGATACCTCCAGAGATTTCCATATTAATCTTTTCAGAGTTGTCCCTTTTCTAAAATCTGTCCTTGGAAATGACGGCCAGGATGAGTACGCACCACTTCAGTTTTTGGAGAACTAA
- the LOC141007576 gene encoding V-set and immunoglobulin domain-containing protein 10-like 2, with translation MVVQLLGLAFLFLPTSLVTSTTHAVEINPNWEVVYRDTSVYGVVGKAVILECGPILPDMYIWSFTKPGTEAIKAVVYNLGKGTRIQKLAERLGQLTVISNSASVSIEKLPLAAHGLFTCQAFYDIEQDPKVYYYYVHLTVRVPVSKPYLLMSDASPVEGSTMWMRCNLENGTGPIQYVWKHETRNGTISVVAQGTTSIINVTDVNRNHTGWYRCVASNAVNSESSNRLWLDTIFGPDIPQIDVTPYSITERGYSALERETVSLLCQAQSNPASQYVWFYNNSQVYTGPQFTITKILRMHTGDYACLAQNTYLNTRSKKTISLTVYYPPDGSPSCSVEPALNHTSLKLLCSWPGGFPSPSLHWTGDLKRLGRDEADTGQQTNPLTNTAVLLSTEGLASNDSSFSCMGSHLALKQSRVCSTRTYIPPVDPVCLAYVTNNKQYLMLSCSWDGGAPKALVWWEGPGGQGKVGKENSNILILRYGTARGGKPYTCHAKHPLLVQTKTCRLTLEAPVLLTQRRVVSVYEGSDVQLTCNLRANYLDTNEITWFNNRGVDVQGTSKYALLRTSAWANLTVRDTHETQDSGEYRCSTSNAVGGTEVNVTLVVKRHPMPPNATLVKVMYNSRQRNEVELEWQVENEEERGWTGFILEHVLVSERPGRRGRNDTKEETDERMGPPVWYRSIIQDPEVRSHTIGRLTPTVTYQFRITPVNHRTLGHPSAPKTPAEPRYNVYPAVIGAAIGGMLFAAIVTALLLLFIIRNRNNNPRLHDMLFGSQHSQSRENINLPEDEVVGGSEGGIEEIGGLASPGPTMALPRASSPLTTSPPSATPTTSQPPPPGDDNEPVSVTITVKATGS, from the exons ATGGTGGTCCAACTGCTAGGGCTGGCCTTTCTGTTTCTACCAACCAGTCTGGTCACTTCTACCACACATG cgGTGGAGATCAATCCCAACTGGGAGGTGGTGTACCGGGACACCAGTGTGTACGGGGTGGTGGGCAAAGCGGTGATCCTGGAGTGTGGTCCCATCTTACCTGACATGTACATATGGAGCTTCACCAAGCCCGGTACTGAGGCTATAAAAGCTGTGGTGTACAATTTGGGGAAAGGAACGAGAATCCAGAAGCTGGCCGAGAGGCTCGGACAGCTGACGGTCATCTCAAACAGTGCATCTGTGAGCATTGAGAAACTGCCTCTGGCTGCACACGGCCTGTTCACCTGCCAGGCCTTCTATGACATAGAACAAGATCCCAAAGTGTACTACTACTACGTGCACCTCACTGTCCGAG TTCCCGTCAGTAAGCCTTACCTCCTGATGAGCGATGCATCTCCAGTGGAAGGATCTACGATGTGGATGCGCTGCAATCTGGAAAATGGGACTGGGCCAATCCAGTATGTGTGGAAACATGAAACCCGTAACGGCACCATCTCAGTCGTTGCACAGGGCACCACCAGCATTATCAATGTGACTGATGTCAACCGCAACCACACCGGCTGGTACCGCTGTGTGGCCAGCAACGCCGTCAACAGCGAGAGCTCTAACCGGTTATGGCTGGACACCATCT TTGGCCCGGACATTCCTCAGATAGACGTGACTCCGTACAGTATAACCGAGCGAGGATATTCAGCcctggagagagagactgtTTCTTTACTGTGTCAAGCCCAGTCCAACCCGGCCAGTCAGTACGTCTGGTTCTACAACAACTCCCAGGTCTACACCGGACCGCAGTTCACCATCACCAAGATCCTCCGCATGCACACTGGCGACTATGCCTGCTTGGCGCAGAACACGTACCTCAACACCCGCTCCAAAAAAACCATCAGCCTGACTGTCTACT ACCCACCTGATGGTTCCCCCTCCTGTTCTGTGGAGCCAGCTCTGAATCACACCTCTCTGAAACTGCTCTGCTCCTGGCCTGGTGGattcccctccccctccctccactgGACCGGAGACCTGAAAAGATTGGGACGCGACGAGGCTGACACAGGGCAGCAAACAAATCCACTAACCAACACTGCTGTCTTGCTGTCGACTGAAGGCCTGGCTTCCAACGACAGCTCGTTTTCATGCATGGGCTCACACCTGGCACTCAAACAATCAAGAGTGTGCAGCACGCGAACAT ATATCCCCCCTGTAGATCCAGTGTGTTTAGCCTACGTGACTAACAACAAACAGTATCTGATGCTGTCCTGCTCCTGGGATGGAGGAGCTCCAAAAGCCTTGGTGTGGTGGGAGGGCCCGGGTGGCCAGGGCAAAGTTGGGAAAGAAAACTCCAACATCCTGATCCTTCGTTATGGCACCGCCCGCGGTGGGAAACCCTACACCTGCCACGCTAAGCATCCCCTTCTGGTCCAAACCAAAACCTGCAGGCTCACTCTGG AGGCTCCTGTGTTGCTGACGCAGCGCAGAGTTGTGTCTGTATACGAGGGGAGTGATGTCCAGCTCACCTGCAACCTGAGAGCCAACTACCTTGACACCAATGAAATCACCTGGTTTAACAATCGTGGCGTGGACGTCCAAGGCACATCGAAGTACGCGCTGCTGCGAACATCTGCATGGGCCAATCTGACTGTGAGAGACACACATGAGACTCAAGACAGCGGCGAGTACAGGTGCTCCACTTCCAACGCAGTGGGAGGAACTGAAGTCAATGTCACCTTAGTGGTCAAGA GGCACCCCATGCCACCCAATGCGACCCTAGTCAAAGTGATGTACAACAGCCGACAGCGTAACGAGGTGGAGCTTGAGTGGCAGGTAGAGAACGAAGAAGAAAGAGGTTGGACAGGTTTCATCCTGGAGCACGTCTTGGTGTCAGAGCGaccaggaaggagaggaaggaatgATACAAAGGAGGAGACGGATGAGAGAATGGGTCCCCCGGTCTGGTACCGGAGCATCATCCAGGACCCAGAAGTCAGGAGTCATACAATAGGAAGACTGACGCCAACCGTTACCTACCAGTTCCGCATCACACCTGTCAACCACCGCACCCTAGGACACCCTTCTGCACCAAAGACTCCAG CGGAACCACGCTACAACGTGTACCCTGCTGTGATTGGAGCAGCTATAGGTGGGATGCTCTTCGCAGCCATCGTCACGGCGCTGCTGCTCCTGTTCATAATCCGCAACCGCAACAACAATCCTC GACTACATGACATGCTGTTTGGTTC GCAGCACAGCCAGTCGAGGGAAAACATCAACTTGCCAGAGGATGAGGTGGTAGGCGGGTCAGAGGGAGGAATAGAGGAGATTGGTGGATTAGCCAGTCCAG GTCCAACCATGGCTTTACCCCGGGCATCTTCCCCCCTCACCACCTCACCCCCGAGTGCCACCCCCACCACGAGCCAACCCCCTCCCCCTGGAGACGATAACGAACCTGTCAGCGTCACCATCACTGTCAAGGCTACAGGCTCATAG
- the nectin1a gene encoding nectin 1a codes for MDNTGFWIFLITTCLIPGINGQTVEMDDGKSGYVGSKVDLRCRFINSSPPVKISQVTWQKLVNGTKQNVAIANPSLGVSVAPPYRDRVTFKNAAVRRRTPTLEDTTITFSSLRLSDESTYICEYTTFPAGNRENTVNLTVYVRPTTQMSLSTPTLVARSSNLKTPVATCISANGKPPGTIRWETRVPGEVTTREYRNSDGTFTVQSDYILVPSKDTHKETLTCVTSYNEEVFTDSVTLDIQYEPDVSVDGFDGNWYLNRENVQLSCQADANPAVSLYQWRLVNGSIPSNAEIRDNVLSFKGPVTYDVQGTYVCDATNSIGTRSASVEVSIIEKPLPQIATGDVISVIALLLAAGVLMGITITVLVLKIRSRKDDSSSDSPSRKLSQPIRKRPGDDIQHSGRFYEELPNTADYVSYRLACNKEDYPEPYSPPINPPLSFLPQHPYPSSQPTSGSSTTTTSKNTFSPPSHTTAIFKYPSVQGLSSPPPGVAAYTFPKEQYV; via the exons GTATAAATGGCCAGACTGTGGAAATGGATGATGGGAAGTCGGGGTATGTTGGCTCAAAGGTGGACCTCCGCTGTCGGTTCATCAACAGCTCCCCGCCTGTCAAAATCTCCCAG GTAACATGGCAGAAACTGGTGAATGGCACAAAGCAGAACGTGGCGATCGCCAATCCCTCCCTTGGTGTGTCCGTGGCCCCGCCCTACAGGGACCGTGTCACCTTCAAGAATGCAGCGGTGAGGCGACGGACTCCGACTCTTGAAGACACTACCAtcaccttctcctccctccGCCTGTCTGACGAGTCCACCTACATCTGTGAATACACCACGTTCCCCGCAGGGAACCGAGAAAACACTGTAAACCTCACCGTCTACG TTCGTCCGACAACTCAGATGAGTCTGTCCACGCCAACGCTGGTGGCTCGTTCATCCAATCTGAAAACACCGGTGGCCACCTGCATCTCTGCTAATGGAAAACCACCTGGTAccatcag GTGGGAGACAAGGGTGCCGGGAGAAGTGACCACTCGAGAATACAGAAACTCAGACGGGACGTTCACCGTTCAGAGTGACTACATTTTGGTGCCCAGTAAAGATACACATAAGGAGACACTCACCTGTGTCACTTCCTACAATGAGGAGGTCTTCACTGACAGTGTCACCCTCGATATTCAGT ATGAGCCAGATGTTTCTGTGGATGGGTTTGATGGAAACTGGTACCTGAACCGAGAGAACGTCCAGCTGAGCTGCCAAGCTGATGCCAACCCAGCCGTCTCTCTGTATCAGTGGAGACT GGTTAATGGCTCCATACCGAGCAACGCTGAGATCCGAGACAACGTCCTTAGCTTCAAAGGGCCGGTCACATATGACGTGCAGGGCACCTATGTGTGTGATGCAACCAACAGCATCGGGACACGGTCAGCCTCTGTGGAGGTCAGCATTATAG AAAAGCCACTACCACAGATCGCAACAGGTGATGTCATCAGCGTAATCGCCTTATTACTGGCTGCTGGAGTGCTCATGGGCATCACTATCACGGTCCTGGTGCTCAAAATAAGAAGCAGAAAAGACGACTCCTC AAGTGACTCTCCGTCCAGAAAACTGTCCCAGCCCATAAGGAAAAGACCAGGAGATGATATCCAG CATTCAGGGCGGTTTTATGAAGAGCTTCCAAACACGGCGGACTATGTGAGCTACAGACTGGCCTGCAACAAGGAGGACTACCCAGAACCCTACTCCCCTCCCATCAACCCTCCTCTCTCATTTCTGCCTCAACACCCCTACCCCTCCTCACAACCAACCAGcggcagcagcaccaccaccacgtCAAAAaacaccttctctcctccttcacacACCACGGCCATCTTTAAATACCCCTCGGTGCAGGGCCTGTCTTCTCCTCCCCCAGGAGTGGCGGCGTACACTTTTCCCAAAGAGCAGTACGTCTGA